In a single window of the Osmerus eperlanus chromosome 2, fOsmEpe2.1, whole genome shotgun sequence genome:
- the LOC134037004 gene encoding piggyBac transposable element-derived protein 3-like: MYPPTLREITIEMSNLYSTQTKNKKLYLSMDELLTFYGILITSGYSSVPRRHMYWSLDSDVHNERISDAMRRNRFDEVMASIHVVDNTKITDDPFFKVRPIFSELNQSYKVMPFQEWLSVDESMILYYGRHGCKQFIRGKPIRFGYKVWSLASSSGHMYHMEPYGGSHTLLPETGLGQGPSVVLGLAEQAQVPQGCKFIHDNLFTSLALLDHMTQRGYGSSGTMRQNRLFDVPFMPQKDFMKLPRGASEVLTQGDKLLVRWKDNSIVTVATNMEEKYSETSVKRWNKARRAFDKVPQPKCIKQYNEHMGGVDLYNQQVSRSHISIRSKKWWWPIFAWSLNSALVNSHFFYRDIMGGTIDLLTFSRIVAQSLMQKFGTKPLSHGRRSLLSAAVEDQARYNKTSHWPINTMHRFQRCRRCDKRTTYACDKCKAPLHIECFKMYHGQ; the protein is encoded by the coding sequence ATGTATCCACCCACCCTAAGAGAGATCACCATTGAAATGTCTAACCTCTACTCCACCCAGACCAAGAACAAGAAATTATATCTGAGTATGGATGAGCTCCTTACTTTCTATGGGATCCTAATCACATCTGGGTACAGCTCTGTTCCAAGAAGACACATGTACTGGTCACTTGACAGTGATGTGCACAATGAACGCATTTCTGATGCAATGCGAAGAAATCGCTTTGATGAAGTAATGGCCTCAATTCATGTGGTTGACAACACAAAAATCACAGATGACCCATTTTTTAAGGTCAGGCCCATCTTCTCTGAGCTCAATCAGTCATACAAAGTCATGCCATTTCAAGAATGGCTGTCCGTAGATGAAAGCATGATCCTGTATTATGGTCGACACGGATGTAAGCAGTTTATCAGAGGTAAACCAATCCGTTTTGGTTACAAGGTATGGAGCCTTGCATCATCCAGTGGTCACATGTACCACATGGAGCCATATGGTGGAtcccacactctcctccctgaGACTGGGTTAGGTCAGGGACCCAGTGTCGTTCTCGGTCTTGCAGAGCAAGCTCAGGTGCCTCAAGGTTGCAAGTTCATTCATGACAACCTCTTCACTTCGCTTGCACTCCTCGATCACATGACACAAAGAGGATATGGAAGCTCTGGAACAATGAGGCAAAATCGTCTTTTTGATGTCCCATTCATGCCACAGAAGGACTTCATGAAGTTACCCCGGGGAGCCTCTGAGGTTCTGACCCAAGGAGACAAGTTGCTGGTCCGTTGGAAAGACAACAGCATTGTCACAGTGGCAACAAACATGGAGGAGAAATACAGTGAGACCTCTGTCAAGAGATGGAACAAGGCGCGACGTGCCTTTGACAAAGTCCCACAACCAAAATGCATCAAGCAATACAATGAGCACATGGGCGGTGTTGACCTTTACAACCAGCAGGTTTCAAGATCCCATATCTCCATCAGGTCTAAGAAGTGGTGGTGGCCTATCTTTGCATGGTCTCTCAACAGTGCCCTTGTAAACAGCCATTTCTTTTACAGAGACATTATGGGAGGGACCATCGACCTGCTCACCTTCTCACGGATAGTAGCACAGTCTCTTATGCAGAAGTTTGGCACAAAACCACTGAGCCATGGAAGGAGATCTCTTCTGAGTGCTGCTGTTGAAGATCAGGCGAGATACAACAAAACTTCTCACTGGCCAATCAATACAATGCACCGGTTCCAGAGATGTCGTCGTTGTGACAAACGCACCACATATGCATGTGACAAATGCAAAGCGCCACTGCACATTGAGTGCTTCAAGATGTACCATGGACAGTAG